Below is a window of Calditrichota bacterium DNA.
AGACAATATGCTTTCCAAGAAAATGTACGAAATCCTGAATGATCAGGTCAATCACGAACTCGAAAGCGAATACGTGTATTTGCAGCTCGCGGCATGGTCCAAGGCCGCCAACCTTGAAGGGTTTTATAGCTGGATGACCCATCAGGCCGAAGAAGAGCGCGAGCACGCCATGAAGATTCATGACTTCCTGATTGACAACGGTCACGAAGTCATTCTGTCCGGCATCCCGCAGCCCAAGCTCAGCATCAAGAGCCCCATCGACGTGTTCAAGGCTTCTCTGAAGCATGAGCAAAAGATTTCAAAGAACATTCACGATTGCTATGCGATGGCGCTGTCCGAAAAATGCTATCGTTCGCAGGTGATGCTCCACTGGTTCATCGACGAACAGCTCGAAGAAGAAGCCACCGCAGGTTCGATCCTGCAAAAGCTGACGGACCTCAAAGACAGCCCGTCTTCCACGTACTGGATCGACAAAGAACTGAAAAAGCGCGGCAAAGAATAATACTCTCTCTGATCTCCCCCCAAAATCTGCGTAGCAGTTTTGGGGGGACTAAGGGGGGCTTCTGGACTCTCATTTCCCCCCGGTCTTCCGGGGGGATAAAAGGGGGGTCAACCTGCCAAGCTGCTGAAAACGCAAGAGCCGCGATTTCCCTCGCGGCTCTTTTTCTTGAGAAAAAGTCTGGCATATTGACATAAAGATTTTAATCCACTATGATTTAATATGATGGGTACATATTACAACGAAAAGAAAGGTGGCCAGTTATGAAGCTGTTTTTTTTTGTTTTTAGTGATGTCGCTTTCGGTTGTTGCGAGTTTCGCCCAGCCTACGCCCGGGCAGTGTGATTTCACTCCAGTAACA
It encodes the following:
- a CDS encoding ferritin, whose product is MLSKKMYEILNDQVNHELESEYVYLQLAAWSKAANLEGFYSWMTHQAEEEREHAMKIHDFLIDNGHEVILSGIPQPKLSIKSPIDVFKASLKHEQKISKNIHDCYAMALSEKCYRSQVMLHWFIDEQLEEEATAGSILQKLTDLKDSPSSTYWIDKELKKRGKE